A genomic region of Anopheles coustani chromosome 3, idAnoCousDA_361_x.2, whole genome shotgun sequence contains the following coding sequences:
- the LOC131262941 gene encoding uncharacterized protein LOC131262941: MGSNEKVHQLQQLLDVSYGDEIVLFPTIVSGQQVLLVKRQRSVLCFRLVTDATSTDQWEKLWSQENFFGENVRDVYGFFYVDSSGWLLMKNRNGLQIYRMEGHELNLRHYFSDGRYRDLYGWNDRDTVFLMGHIYAESGKIGVLSRNKRGTIKFEQMVEGVVLEGGSQALLRLSNGPTLPESWKLKSTRLGLAIVDGGTSQQSAIIERSLNGIMVYKLDPSYQLQIIAHIEDVPFTDADDERILFGSVFGKATFKDLLHFNETGLYLYKHEGSNYRSVYHDSSFGMSEFGWQAEHWRTANLVDTTGDGRDQLWLTSPQGIFGFRFTEQGVEKISSYSVHNDDVRYAKLMTVITKRGNPIFVAVGGRKLYSLGFQPSNEPTTKPDVDSTVEDDTCSDIEPMFTLHSIPGPIVEASLAEMLDTSLLQEPINPMDGSLNFAIPLLQVGPLFNLQTSKLITYQERDFDTSMGRGWSLQVDCVFIDRRNSIFAEDHRYYLIKDGSSKLLTASLSNDSSEEQPRSSFTIDGNNHTTITFDRVQNRWSIVDQDNRETLTYGTYDDKKFIKMDNGSADWPFPIDGTKYQNQGGTLLSSVWYLLRHTDHAGQWVEYSYKSRSITEEFLLESIITSAGASLRTSYTAQFGKTLFTGYTIRTASYTQSVTLEYIQTADVVRLSRISQLNKTVLQFNYNGPSGEMTEITYPNGLKAQFKYTLLQIERNLLINRFETFSHPRAAYGPGYLLVADITKHRQVRLHLRDVLGSDTIAIAGSPIPLLGKLPVFNYELFPGESYFAVLLHHDQRASELCLFQSQGDIWQANPTYLKLPKDTSIRSGQDFLLVVQSKRVTVVERQNGKWIAQKRFDNEQSALMQFFSHGFLSYTDQHLKLYVRRAGQWTPTVLNLPSGLITESTSVFDRFDHPPESIDHLKKGILPDALGMFHNIIVVRSFYFDGSKLYARLNLLHLNGEHEVTRREVVRILIEDLETYTFNPPEQNGNTFVLAYRIENGKFKLKVIEHRGKIVNEIEKIKEQIEKDIRDESNAPEEKKERYRRESLEKLNNELQDLYRNITAQIPFAIDPSKLSMIISDSYIITASHKILFDGVKWTKEKIPQEELTMSKVSIDLGTKYRLVKMHRNATFNLLGPNQNVELNTDTRDASDLYIRYPGFFAVQTNDSSVQVFDFERGQLNSLPAGEKLEACSNQLAVISTQTDGKALFICSIKSFDVTLQNVIGRYDLLDRRGRQLTNYYQFDPQSAKPHGTGFILGDVKITPASTIGPYGWYKEHYNFANHTLSTKTVYNSKGEFVQEINNTNGEQNGSLSADGVLTARDGKTVVADFRPFQISNEVVSYYGFEPYEQNRIGTDRVWIWKNGQVLQEGRNHFLRLGPSSSLSESFQPKNFTGTLVVSCWLRTASRSIDISNTLSVTYGGKTIKATVRSSIEGWRYAEVLVEGNEAFIVNISPGNTGASLDVDHLKVNPIELELEVNIYDFTTARKQSTMHGSGFMSHYLRDGLGNEMGHINEQGSVDSFTIISRCHNIRIEMKPALGEVLKATQSSNYSGSFKYIPQTAVIRFRYGGKMSDIITARIGSRTFSIEIAEHDATLRIEHHSAKIPPVGDMVVFSTSNRYSIWIDGLLKLENLAPETRFDTYVISSAQGQVWDAVLLYDTSVNVIYLSDFGMPKQILELHDPNVVALQEIVYDDLNRPAIKTKWTILNSVNSSELFAYRSNFIKNETRVWIDGLMEGPVSELNADCAGYPYSRILYRDTPLEEKAVQSHPGKKFAIDGAFAKHYETNSSIDFLENLFPQHVGFRYEYERYPDQSIYVKIFDNLKRKVAEYVRSNGGDHHLTTFQYDDCDRLILQLPPAYHETADTFSRTTPFFGGQFSSELADLQQSWGTRYEYDQKSGLMTLKRTPDTGDVRYLYTPEGLLRFVVQPENRNVMFFSYTSVGKLAQRGMIDVDPSELTKYLSNDSQLPPSKNFALFNRADTEVVPQYRHRVQNIQKFSNDRVISELLFFDHEKQLISSILYSNSNSTVPIGYKYCKSQIQEIKYPIAVEGKVFRLRYEYDHRGKVISLANAASNEKFVVMENNSMGLPKYMIIQPNTSHAFRRTFQYNQPGYLTSIQDPYLTESIDYVGKGYGGRAVGDGTVQMTRFNATWHQHSKTEILKLKPSHFGDRHRAKICYDALKSSGYLDTQGRPVKSMYPLLALDLPIVCRLGTTGHLIASVLNGAGFPLLYGHMYDYGSHRQLIRAKYFQNVAEELYEPLRKDAFDTINGINTASSANIWNILHEAGYIHSDCASVGRVNCQGLPGKSIFHPTIAKHPNSVTLGGLMALVITSRKGFSKRMFDILCASWYREDLPNVILEACSSIWKTLIDEKFLGPDSSYSLQALNPELRDLLSAYTPHLPEIIGMLYRRLATSLGHSSGDVQSYEIDANGNHRHFYTGFRRYRLEYVKNSNKIAAVHRLNLAEPASGLEEKRFPIDHNDEGSVTRAMHKGIQRITYDPLYNRATEVLLTDGRRLKFDYNVRGQRLYKHVYARNGKLLQKKYYVRDVQGKPLIEYEAIYQGINTDQPLVRATIFLYAEDRLIGFIRNDQFYSVALDHEGSVRLVIKNGEIVAAYDYLPYGELLRKYGEDPNGQLDYRFTGKEWDEETGLYDFHTRLYDPELGRFYQMDPKEQYASPYMYAGNSPVSLIDPDGQYAILMVVLAAVGAASANGSWNPTKRNLERAVIGLLIGVLIGYWAPNGIKEGFAFLSGYIGATAAVGVMAATSIGFAYMSMASANGNWDPSKWDWSSPATWNALFIGSLTGATLFNAIGGTQQAYLRYTGITRNAFVIVATGTTGGFFLYAGSMSNDGNMQFWQWDWSKPGTVWGAIEGASFGLTVSPKLELATKQVAERLKNFKEIEKALQTGNGKVVKELLQVEAKAWRQIVQDVINGEHVKDGLAAGKAAGAKSGTSLLPKIPDKQLKAIEGILITAKLADILKTKKERSIEYSKSIVPMSLLNASHFRPVLANESNNELDGMVLLVSNSNRISHWINKLLESIFINSESGYSTKHEPKSNNIQPYTNNKQSFKRTYEVPNCFFRTSDGTFDRVVCYEQYGLSYVFPHEANGSMSFTEDSYSRCYPIEYEGSPSVVCSGATSSYVFTPNAKPINYLDQLNGALMLLLVAPAVTKTIASFFRKLLTGKTRNQVSLQNVSAQEKYRLNKKLSQLYSSVRQCGMRAKISSAHKWMNIVLEDIDEDVKPNNLDNFLNFVVPSGLYYGLCDPGDDATCQCS, translated from the exons ATGGGAAGCAACGAAAAAGTTCATCAGCTCCAGCAACTGTTAGATGTATCGTATGGTGATGAAATAGTTCTCTTTCCAACCATCGTATCCGGTCAGCAAGTACTTTTGGTGAAACGCCAACGGTCGGTTCTCTGTTTTCGTCTAGTCACAGACGCAACTTCCACCGACCAGTGGGAGAAGCTGTGGTCTCAAGAGAACTTCTTCGGTGAAAATGTACGCGACGTCTATGGTTTCTTCTACGTGGATAGTTCCGGCTGGTTATTGATGAAGAATCGCAATGGCTTGCAGATTTATCGGATGGAAGGACACGAGCTGAATTTACGCCATTATTTTTCTGATGGACGGTATCGGGACCTCTACGGTTGGAATGACAGGGACACGGTGTTCCTAATGGGTCACATTTATGCAGAGAGTGGTAAAATCGGTGTTTTGAGCCGTAACAAACGAGGTACCATTAAATTCGAGCAAATGGTAGAAGGTGTCGTGCTAGAAGGTGGATCACAAGCGCTCCTGCGGTTGTCCAATGGCCCCACCCTTCCTGAGAGTTGGAAGCTCAAATCGACACGGCTTGGATTGGCGATCGTCGATGGAGGCACCAGCCAGCAATCGGCAATCATCGAGCGATCCTTGAATGGAATAATGGTGTACAAGCTCGACCCAAGTTATCAACTACAAATAATTGCGCACATAGAGGATGTGCCTTTCACTGATGCTGATGACGAGCGTATTTTATTTGGTAGTGTTTTCGGAAAGGCAACGTTCAAGGATTTACTTCATTTCAACGAGACTGGTTTGTATTTGTACAAACACGAAGGATCTAACTATCGATCGGTTTACCATGACTCGAGCTTCGGTATGAGCGAGTTCGGATGGCAAGCAGAACATTGGCGTACGGCGAACTTAGTTGATACTACTGGTGATGGACGTGACCAGTTGTGGCTTACTTCCCCTCAAGGAATTTTTGGTTTTCGCTTTACCGAGCAAGGTGTAGAGAAAATCTCCAGTTACTCTGTACACAATGACGACGTTCGTTACGCAAAGTTGATGACCGTGATCACGAAAAGAGGAAATCCTATTTTCGTTGCAGTTGGTGGACGAAAACTGTACTCCCTTGGATTTCAACCGTCAAACGAACCAACAACTAAGCCTGATGTGGATAGTACTGTTGAAGATGATACTTGCTCAGATATTGAGCCAATGTTTACTCTCCACTCGATTCCTGGTCCGATCGTGGAGGCTTCCCTGGCAGAAATGCTCGACACATCCTTGCTTCAGGAGCCAATTAATCCTATGGATGGCAGTTTAAATTTTGCCATCCCATTACTGCAAGTGGGACCACTTTTCAACCTTCAGACGTCCAAGTTGATCACCTATCAGGAGAGAGATTTCGATACTTCTATGGGACGAGGTTGGTCCCTTCAGGTGGACTGTGTTTTCATCGATCGGAGAAACAGCATCTTTGCCGAGGATCATCGTTACTACCTTATCAAGGATGGATCTTCTAAGCTCCTTACTGCCAGTCTCAGCAATGACTCTTCAGAAGAACAACCAAGATCATCGTTTACCATAGACGGAAATAATCACACAACTATTACGTTTGATCGTGTACAGAATCGGTGGTCAATAGTAGACCAGGATAATAGAGAGACCTTAACCTATGGAACGTATGATGACAAAAAGTTTATCAAAATGGACAACGGTTCGGCTGATTGGCCTTTTCCGATCGACGGAACGAAGTATCAGAACCAGGGCGGAACACTTTTGTCTTCCGTGTGGTACCTTCTCCGTCATACCGATCATGCTGGTCAATGGGTGGAATATTCCTATAAGAGTAGATCTATTACGGAAGAGTTCTTACTTGAATCGATCATAACAAGTGCAGGTGCATCACTACGGACATCATACACGGCGCAGTTTGGGAAAACTCTGTTCACTGGCTACACTATCCGCACCGCCAGCTACACCCAATCCGTGACGTTGGAGTACATCCAAACTGCTGATGTTGTGCGTTTGAGCCGCATCTCTCAGTTAAACAAGACTGTTCTCCAGTTCAACTACAACGGACCAAGTGGTGAGATGACGGAGATTACTTACCCAAACGGCTTGAAGGCTCAGTTTAAATATACGTTACTTCAAATCGAGCGGAATCTGCTTATCAATCGCTTCGAAACCTTCTCTCACCCCCGAGCTGCGTATGGTCCAGGATATTTGTTGGTCGCTGACATTACCAAACACCGACAAGTACGTCTTCACCTCAGAGATGTTCTTGGATCAGATACTATTGCGATTGCTGGATCACCCATTCCTCTACTAGGCAAATTGCCCGTCTTCAACTATGAATTATTTCCGGGAGAATCGTACTTTGCGGTGCTGCTTCACCATGATCAGAGGGCATCGGAGCTATGCCTATTTCAATCACAAGGAGACATATGGCAGGCCAACCCTACGTATCTGAAGCTGCCAAAGGATACGTCAATCCGATCCGGCCAAGATTTTCTACTAGTAGTACAATCTAAAAGGGTGACAGTAGTAGAACGGCAGAATGGAAAGTGGATAGCACAGAAACGATTCGATAACGAGCAGTCTGCTCTCATGCAATTCTTTTCCCATGGTTTCTTATCCTACACAGACCAACACCTGAAGCTGTACGTTCGACGAGCTGGTCAATGGACGCCAACGGTTCTGAATCTCCCATCGGGGTTGATTACAGAGAGCACGTCGGTGTTCGATCGTTTCGATCATCCGCCGGAATCGATTGATCACCTAAAGAAAGGCATTCTTCCAGATGCCCTGGGAATGTTCCACAACATCATAGTAGTGCGATCTTTCTATTTTGATGGATCAAAGTTATACGCGCGGCTTAACTTGCTGCACCTAAACGGCGAACATGAAGTAACCCGACGGGAAGTAGTCCGTATTCTCATCGAAGATCTTGAAACGTACACGTTCAACCCACCGGAGCAGAATGGAAACACATTCGTGCTCGCCTATCGGATTGAGAATGGTAAATTTAAACTCAAAGTGATCGAACATCGAGGAAAAATTGTGAACGAGATCGAGAAAATTAAAGAACAAATCGAAAAAGACATTCGCGACGAATCCAACGCGCCTGAGGAGAAGAAGGAACGCTATCGCCGGGAATCGCTCGAGAAGTTGAACAACGAGCTGCAAGATTTGTATCGTAATATTACCGCGCAAATCCCGTTCGCAATCGATCCATCAAAGCTCAGCATGATAATCAGCGACTCCTACATCATTACTGCCAGCCACAAGATTCTTTTCGACGGTGTAAAATGGACGAAGGAAAAGATACCACAGGAGGAATTGACAATGAGTAAAGTTTCAATCGACCTCGGAACGAAGTATCGTCTGGTTAAAATGCACCGAAATGCGACATTCAATTTATTAGGCCCAAACCAAAACGTTGAGCTTAACACCGATACACGCGATGCGAGCGATCTGTACATCCGATATCCAGGCTTTTTTGCCGTCCAAACGAACGACTCATCAGTGCAGGTGTTTGATTTCGAGCGAGGTCAATTGAACAGTCTTCCGGCAGGAGAGAAATTGGAAGCATGTAGTAACCAGCTTGCGGTAATTAGCACGCAAACAGACGGGAAGGCGCTGTTTATTTGCTCAATAAAATCCTTCGATGTTACACTACAAAACGTCATTGGACGGTACGATCTGCTTGATCGTCGAGGTCGGCAGCTGACTAATTACTATCAGTTTGATCCCCAATCTGCCAAGCCCCATGGAACGGGATTCATTCTCGGGGATGTCAAAATCACTCCAGCCAGCACAATTGGGCCATACGGCTGGTACAAGGAACATTACAATTTTGCCAACCATACGTTGAGCACCAAAACCGTGTACAACTCTAAAGGGGAGTTTGTTCAAGAGATCAACAACACGAATGGAGAACAGAACGGTTCACTTAGTGCAGACGGTGTTTTAACTGCGCGTGATGGAAAGACTGTCGTGGCTGACTTTCGTCCATTTCAAATTTCCAACGAAGTGGTGTCTTACTACGGCTTCGAACCATACGAACAAAATCGTATCGGAACCGATCGGGTATGGATATGGAAGAACGGACAGGTACTGCAGGAAGGGCGTAACCATTTCCTACGCCTCGGACCCTCCTCGTCCTTAAGTGAATcgttccaaccgaaaaacttcacTGGAACGCTGGTGGTTTCCTGTTGGTTGCGGACAGCTAGTAGATCGATAGACATAAGCAATACTCTTTCGGTTACTTACGGTGGCAAAACGATAAAAGCAACAGTTCGATCATCTATAGAAGGTTGGAGGTATGCGGAGGTACTAGTGGAAGGCAATGAAGCATTTATTGTAAACATTTCGCCAGGCAACACTGGTGCATCGTTAGATGTTGACCATTTGAAAGTTAATCCGATTGAACTGGAATTGGAAGTGAACATCTATGACTTCACGACGGCCCGAAAACAATCGACGATGCACGGATCAGGTTTTATGTCGCATTACTTACGCGATGGACTTGGGAACGAAATGGGACACATCAACGAGCAAGGATCAGTCGACAGCTTTACAATCATATCTCGTTGTCACAACATCCGCATTGAAATGAAACCAGCATTGGGAGAGGTGTTAAAAGCCACTCAATCGAGCAACTATTCAGGatcattcaaatacattcccCAAACGGCTGTCATAAGATTCCGGTATGGAGGAAAAATGTCTGATATAATAACTGCTAGAATAGGTTCAAGAACGTTCTCTATAGAGATCGCAGAACACGATGCTACTCTGCGCATAGAGCACCACTCTGCCAAGATTCCTCCGGTCGGTGACATGGTGGTTTTTAGTACCAGTAATCGTTATAGCATTTGGATCGATGGTCTTCTTAAACTGGAAAATCTAGCTCCCGAAACACGCTTCGATACATATGTGATCAGTAGCGCGCAGGGTCAGGTATGGGATGCAGTTCTTTTATATGACACTAGCGTGAATGTTATCTACCTCTCGGACTTTGGGATGCCGAAACAAATCTTGGAACTACACGATCCAAATGTCGTTGCACTGCAAGAAATCGTTTATGATGATCTCAATCGCCCTGCCATCAAAACGAAATGGACGATCCTTAACAGTGTCAATAGTTCGGAACTGTTTGCCTATCGTAGCaacttcattaaaaacgaGACTCGTGTTTGGATCGATGGTCTCATGGAAGGACCTGTCTCGGAACTCAATGCAGATTGTGCCGGCTATCCCTACAGTAGGATTTTATATCGCGATACACCGCTCGAAGAAAAAGCGGTTCAATCTCACCCTGGAAAAAAATTCGCCATTGATGGTGCCTTTGCGAAGCATTACGAAACTAATTCGAGTATAGACTTCCTGGAAAACCTTTTCCCGCAGCATGTTGGCTTCCGGTATGAATACGAACGATACCCGGATCAGTCGATTTATGTCAAGATTTTCGATAATCTGAAACGGAAGGTAGCGGAATACGTCCGCTCCAATGGTGGCGATCACCACCTGACCACCTTCCAATACGACGATTGCGACCGATTAATTCTACAATTGCCACCAGCTTATCACGAGACAGCAGATACCTTCTCTCGTACGACTCCGTTTTTCGGTGGACAATTCTCTTCCGAGCTAGCCGATCTACAGCAGTCCTGGGGAACACGATACGAGTATGATCAGAAGAGTGGTCTGATGACTCTCAAGCGAACGCCGGACACGGGTGATGTTCGGTATTTGTACACTCCAGAGGGCCTGCTGCGTTTTGTAGTGCAACCGGAAAACCGCAACGTCATGTTCTTTTCTTACACATCCGTAGGAAAACTAGCTCAAAGAGGAATGATCGATGTGGATCCGTCTGAACTGACAAAATATCTATCAAACGATTCACAGTTGCCACCATCGAAAAACTTCGCTCTGTTTAACCGAGCAGACACCGAAGTTGTCCCACAATATCGTCACAGGgtacaaaacatacaaaagtTTTCGAACGATCGCGTCATATCCGAGTTATTGTTTTTTGATCATGAGAAACAGCTGATCTCTAGCATCCTGTACTCGAACTCGAACAGCACAGTTCCAATCGGATACAAGTATTGTAAGAGTCAAATCCAAGAGATAAAATATCCGATCGCAGTGGAGGGCAAGGTCTTCCGCCTCCGGTATGAATACGACCATCGAGGAAAGGTGATCAGCTTGGCGAATGCTGCCTCAAATGAGAAGTTTGTAGTGATGGAAAACAACAGCATGGGACTGCCAAAGTACATGATCATTCAACCAAACACTTCACACGCTTTCCGGCGCACCTTTCAGTACAACCAGCCGGGATATTTGACCAGCATTCAAGACCCCTATCTCACTGAATCGATCGACTACGTCGGCAAAGGATACGGTGGACGGGCAGTCGGAGATGGTACAGTACAGATGACTCGTTTCAATGCCACTTGGCATCAGCATAGCAAAACCGAGATACTCAAGCTAAAACCGTCCCATTTTGGCGACCGACATCGAGCAAAGATTTGCTACGACGCTTTGAAATCGTCGGGATATTTGGATACGCAGGGTCGACCTGTGAAAAGCATGTATCCCTTACTCGCACTCGACCTACCCATCGTTTGTAGGTTGGGCACAACTGGACACCTAATAGCATCGGTTCTGAATGGGGCAGGATTCCCGCTGCTTTACGGACATATGTACGACTACGGAAGTCATCGTCAGCTGATCCGTGCAAAGTATTTTCAAAATGTGGCTGAAGAACTGTACGAGCCTTTGCGAAAAGATGCGTTTGATACAATCAACGGTATCAATACGGCAAGTTCGGCAAACATTTGGAACATTCTCCACGAAGCAGGCTACATCCACAGTGACTGCGCTTCAGTTGGTCGAGTCAACTGTCAAGGTTTACCCGGCAAGTCTATCTTCCATCCAACTATAGCCAAACATCCCAACTCGGTAACGTTGGGTGGTTTGATGGCGCTTGTTATCACCAGTCGTAAGGGCTTTTCAAAAAGAATGTTCGACATACTCTGCGCCAGCTGGTATCGAGAAGATCTACCCAACGTTATTCTTGAAGCATGCAGCTCTATTTGGAAAACTCTGATCGACGAAAAATTCCTTGGCCCCGACTCCAGCTACAGCCTGCAAGCGTTAAACCCCGAGCTTCGTGATTTGTTGAGTGCATACACTCCACACCTACCAGAGATTATTGGGATGCTTTACCGCCGCCTTGCCACTTCTCTAGGACACAGTTCCGGTGATGTGCAATCGTATGAAATCGACGCCAATGGCAACCATCGGCACTTCTACACGGGCTTCAGACGATACCGGCTGGAGTATGTGAAAAATTCGAATAAGATTGCCGCCGTCCATAGACTGAACCTTGCTGAACCCGCGTCtggtttggaagaaaaacgatttcctATAGACCATAACGATGAAGGTAGTGTGACTCGAGCCATGCACAAGGGCATACAGCGTATCACCTACGACCCACTATACAACCGGGCGACGGAGGTGCTTCTCACCGACGGGCGGCGTCTTAAGTTCGACTACAACGTCCGTGGCCAGCGTCTTTACAAGCACGTATACGCTCGAAATGGCAAGCTCTTGCAAAAGAAATACTACGTCCGAGACGTGCAGGGTAAACCACTGATTGAGTACGAAGCAATTTATCAAGGGATCAACACCGATCAGCCGCTGGTTCGAGCAACGATCTTTCTCTACGCTGAAGATCGACTCATTGGGTTCATTCGCAACGATCAGTTCTACAGTGTGGCACTCGACCACGAGGGATCCGTGCGGTTAGTCATAAAAAATGGAGAGATTGTTGCGGCTTACGATTATCTACCTTATGGCGAGCTTCTCCGCAAGTACGGCGAGGATCCCAATGGCCAACTGGACTATCGCTTCACAGGAAAGGAATGGGACGAGGAAACTGGACTGTATGACTTCCACACGCGCTTGTACGATCCCGAACTGGGTCGATTCTACCAGATGGATCCCAAAGAACAGTATGCGAGTCCGTACATGTATGCCGGAAATTCACCCGTTTCATTGATCGATCCAGATGGCCAATATGCTATTTTGATGGTAGTGTTGGCTGCAGTTGGTGCTGCATCGGCCAACGGCTCATGGAATCCAACTAAACGGAACCTAGAAAGGGCGGTAATCGGTTTGCTTATTGGAGTTTTGATCGGGTACTGGGCACCAAATGGAATAAAAGAAGGATTCGCCTTTCTGTCCGGCTACATTGGGGCAACGGCTGCGGTCGGTGTAATGGCGGCGACTTCTATCGGTTTTGCATACATGAGCATGGCTTCTGCCAATGGAAACTGGGATCCGAGCAAGTGGGATTGGTCTTCGCCGGCCACCTGGAATGCACTGTTCATTGGTAGTCTTACCGGGGCAACACTGTTCAATGCTATCGGCGGTACACAACAAGCCTACTTGAGGTACACAGGCATTACACGTAACGCGTTCGTTATTGTAGCCACCGGCACCACGGGTGGCTTCTTCCTGTATGCTGGTAGCATGTCCAATGATGGAAACATGCAGTTCTGGCAATGGGACTGGAGCAAGCCGGGCACCGTATGGGGTGCCATAGAAGGTGCCAGTTTCGGGTTAACCGTGTCACCGAAGCTCGAGTTGGCCACGAAGCAGGTCGCAGAACgattaaaaaatttcaaagaaattgaaaaagccCTACAAACTGGTAATGGTAAAGTTGTTAAGGAATTACTTCAGGTCGAGGCAAAGGCATGGAGACAGATTGTTCAGGATGTCATCAATGGAGAACATGTGAAGGACGGTTTAGCGGCGGGTAAAGCTGCAGGAGCGAAAAGTGGAACAAGTTTGTTGCCAAAAATACCAGATAAACAATTGAAAGCAATCGAAGGCATTCTTATCACTGCTAAGCTAGCTGAtattttaaaaacgaaaaaagaacgtAGCATCGAGTACAGCAAATCAATTGTCCCGATGAGTCTGCTAAATGCCTCACACTTTCGACCAGTTTTAGCAAACGAAAGCAACAATGAACTGGATGGAATGGTTTTGCTGGTGTCGAACTCAAATAGAATTTCCCATTGGATTAACAAATTGCTGGAAagtatttttatcaattcgGAAAGTGGGTATAGCACAAAACACGAACCTAAAAGCAACAACATTCAACCTTACACGAACAACAAGCAGAGTTTCAAGCGAACCTATGAAGTTCCCAATTGTTTCTTCCGAACGTCGGATGGCACCTTCGATAGAGTTGTGTGCTATGAACAATATGGATTATCTTACGTGTTTCCACATGAAGCAAACGGGTCGATGTCATTTACGGAAGACTCCTATTCGCGATGCTACCCAATCGAATATGAAGGATCTCCTTCAGTGGTATGCTCAGGCGCAACCAGTTCATACGTGTTCACACCAAATGCGAAACCTATCAACTACCTCGACCAATTGAATGGAGCCCTTATGCTGTTGTTGGTTGCTCCTGCTGTTACGAAGACCATCGCGTCGTTCTTCAGAAAGCTACTGACGGGCAAGACGAGGAACCAAGTATCACTCCAAAATGTATCAGCTCAGGAGAAGTATCGGCTAAATAAAAAACTATCCCAGCTGTACTCTTCCGTTAGGCAATGCGGAATGAGAGCTAAAATCAGTTCGGCACATAAGTGGATGAACATCGTACTAGAAGATATTGACGAAGAT GTCAAACCTAACAACCTAGATAACTTCTTGAACTTTGTTGTTCCTAGTGGCTTG TACTATGGTCTCTGTGACCCAGGCGACGATGCCACATGTCAATGCAGTTAG
- the LOC131261503 gene encoding glutathione S-transferase 2-like → MLDLYYLPGSSPCRAVLMVAEAIGVQLNLRLLDLMAGEHRTPEFTRLNPQRSIPTLVDGDTVLCESRAILLYLCDRYASEEDTCYPQDIPDRAAVHQRLFFDACVLYPRFTEFYHPQVFGGAPADEAKRRAFERAITLLDTFLGESEFVAGPKMTVADISIFATMTTACALRFQLDPFANVERWYAKMVATCPGARQNAEGAQQFLTYK, encoded by the coding sequence ATGCTTGATCTTTACTACCTTCCCGGATCATCGCCGTGCCGGGCCGTGCTGATGGTGGCCGAAGCGATCGGTGTGCAGCTGAACCTGCGGCTTCTCGACCTGATGGCGGGCGAGCATCGGACACCCGAGTTCACCCGGCTCAACCCGCAGCGCTCCATTCCGACGCTCGTCGACGGCGACACGGTGCTGTGTGAGTCGCGTGCCATACTCCTCTACCTGTGCGACCGTTACGCTTCCGAAGAGGACACCTGCTACCCACAGGACATCCCCGATCGGGCCGCCGTCCATCAGCGGCTGTTCTTCGACGCGTGCGTGCTCTATCCCCGCTTCACGGAGTTCTATCACCCGCAGGTGTTCGGCGGGGCTCCAGCTGACGAAGCCAAGCGGCGTGCCTTCGAGCGGGCCATCACCCTTCTGGACACGTTTCTCGGCGAAAGTGAGTTCGTGGCCGGACCCAAGATGACTGTGGCCGATATCAGCATCTTTGCGACAATGACGACGGCATGTGCGCTTCGCTTTCAACTGGACCCGTTCGCCAACGTTGAGCGTTGGTACGCCAAGATGGTGGCCACGTGCCCCGGGGCGAGGCAGAACGCGGAAGGTGCGCAACAGTTCTTAACGTACAAATAA